Proteins encoded within one genomic window of Bacillus sp. 1NLA3E:
- a CDS encoding response regulator, protein MNFFIVDDSAPIRAMLANIIEDEDLGTVVGEAEDGSEVYADELVAKAIDILLIDLLMPNRDGIETVREIASSFKGKILMISQVETKDLIGEAYCLGVEHYITKPINRLEVVSILKKVSEHLLLEKSIQEIQKSLSGLHQIPVSSASYKSAPPSIVASGKSLLLELGIIGESGNKDLLDILSVIYELEKAGVRETPSLKDLYERVVEKRFGNASSTVDLKKEIKAGEQRIRRAIQQALCHIASLGLTDYANPKFENYASKFFDYSQVRMKMLELDGKSNCNTAHSRINIKKFIQALYMEAKQAQNS, encoded by the coding sequence GTGAATTTTTTTATCGTGGACGATTCTGCCCCGATTCGGGCAATGCTAGCAAATATTATCGAAGATGAGGACCTTGGAACAGTGGTAGGCGAAGCAGAGGATGGCTCGGAGGTATACGCGGACGAACTTGTTGCTAAAGCGATTGATATCCTTCTGATTGACTTGCTAATGCCAAACCGCGACGGGATTGAGACAGTGAGGGAAATTGCCTCTTCCTTTAAAGGGAAAATCCTTATGATATCCCAGGTAGAAACGAAGGATTTGATTGGCGAAGCCTATTGCCTCGGAGTTGAACATTATATTACTAAACCAATTAATCGACTTGAGGTAGTCAGTATTCTGAAGAAAGTAAGCGAACATCTACTCCTTGAAAAGTCAATCCAGGAAATTCAAAAATCATTAAGCGGTCTTCATCAAATCCCGGTGAGCTCCGCTTCTTACAAATCAGCCCCTCCTTCGATTGTAGCTTCAGGGAAAAGTCTGTTACTTGAGCTAGGAATTATTGGCGAGAGCGGAAACAAAGACTTGCTCGATATATTAAGCGTTATATATGAATTAGAAAAAGCTGGCGTTCGAGAAACCCCATCATTAAAAGACTTATACGAAAGAGTCGTTGAAAAGCGTTTTGGAAATGCTTCCTCTACGGTAGATTTAAAAAAAGAAATAAAAGCTGGGGAACAAAGAATCCGCCGAGCCATTCAACAGGCTCTTTGTCATATCGCTTCACTTGGTCTAACCGATTATGCAAATCCTAAATTTGAAAATTACGCTTCGAAATTCTTTGATTACTCCCAGGTCCGGATGAAAATGCTTGAGCTTGATGGAAAAAGCAACTGTAATACAGCCCATTCTCGTATTAATATTAAAAAATTCATCCAAGCCCTATACATGGAAGCAAAGCAAGCACAGAATTCATGA
- a CDS encoding iron-containing alcohol dehydrogenase, whose amino-acid sequence MENFSFHNPTRIIFGKEQLGLLKSELAHYGKNILVVYGGGSIKKIGLYQEVMSILNEMNAKVVELSGVEPNPRLTSVKKGADLCKEHDINFVLAVGGGSVIDCTKAIVAGALYDGDPWDLITNKAEVQSALPFGAILTLAATGSEMNNGAVITNWETKEKYPFRSLYTYPVFSILDPEYTYSVPLDQTIYGIVDIMAHVFEQYFHHQTGTELIDRFGESILQTVIATAPKLIKDLSNYDHRASILYCGTLAQNRLLSTGIIPDWATHNIEHAVSAVYDIPHGGGLSILFPNWMEYVLDENLARFKQLSLRVFGVDPAGKSDKEIALEGIKRLREFWTSIGAPTRLADYGIGQDSIEIMTEKAMARGEFGNFKKLNSEDVSTIYRASL is encoded by the coding sequence TTGGAGAATTTTTCTTTTCACAACCCAACCAGAATTATTTTTGGAAAAGAGCAATTAGGTCTACTTAAATCTGAATTAGCGCACTACGGAAAAAATATTCTCGTTGTCTACGGCGGTGGGAGTATTAAGAAAATCGGCTTGTATCAAGAGGTTATGTCCATTTTAAACGAAATGAACGCAAAAGTAGTTGAACTGAGTGGTGTTGAGCCCAATCCACGATTGACTTCCGTAAAAAAAGGGGCCGATCTGTGCAAGGAACATGATATTAACTTTGTATTAGCTGTTGGTGGCGGCAGTGTCATCGATTGCACAAAAGCGATTGTCGCAGGTGCACTCTATGACGGTGACCCGTGGGACCTCATTACCAATAAGGCCGAGGTGCAGTCCGCTTTGCCTTTCGGGGCGATATTAACGCTGGCGGCAACCGGCTCAGAAATGAACAACGGTGCGGTGATCACCAATTGGGAAACAAAAGAAAAATACCCTTTTAGAAGCTTATATACTTATCCCGTTTTTTCAATATTAGACCCAGAATACACCTACTCAGTTCCATTGGACCAAACCATCTATGGAATTGTGGATATAATGGCGCACGTATTCGAGCAATATTTCCACCATCAAACTGGGACTGAGTTAATCGACCGTTTTGGTGAGTCGATTCTACAAACAGTCATCGCCACCGCACCAAAGCTAATCAAGGATTTAAGCAATTATGATCACCGTGCTAGCATTTTGTATTGTGGGACGCTTGCTCAAAACAGACTGCTATCAACTGGCATTATCCCTGATTGGGCAACACATAATATTGAGCACGCAGTCTCAGCTGTTTACGACATCCCTCATGGTGGAGGTCTGTCCATCCTCTTCCCTAACTGGATGGAATACGTCCTGGATGAAAACTTGGCTAGGTTCAAGCAACTAAGTTTACGAGTTTTCGGAGTCGACCCAGCTGGAAAAAGTGATAAGGAAATTGCTTTAGAAGGAATTAAGCGGTTACGCGAGTTCTGGACATCAATTGGTGCCCCAACTCGTCTTGCAGACTACGGAATAGGTCAGGATTCAATTGAAATCATGACAGAAAAAGCGATGGCGAGAGGCGAGTTCGGTAACTTTAAGAAGTTGAATTCAGAAGATGTTTCCACAATTTATCGGGCTTCTTTATAG
- a CDS encoding bifunctional 4-hydroxy-2-oxoglutarate aldolase/2-dehydro-3-deoxy-phosphogluconate aldolase, with the protein MKKLHVLQKIAETGVVAVIRADSAEEAVQISHACISGGITSIEITFTTPNADVAITELVKIYGDQACIGAGTVLDAITARIAIMAGAEFVVSPGFDKETAKLCNLYQIPFMAGCLTITEMKEAMQHGVDVVKLFPGNAFGPDYIKAVKAPLPQVNIMPTGGVDLGNIDQWIKNGCVAVGIGGNLVSPAKNNDFAKITELAQQYVQKVADARQNNLITGGIK; encoded by the coding sequence ATGAAAAAACTACATGTTTTACAAAAAATCGCCGAAACTGGTGTGGTCGCAGTCATTCGTGCCGACTCCGCAGAAGAAGCGGTCCAAATATCTCACGCTTGTATTAGCGGAGGCATTACATCAATCGAGATTACCTTTACGACACCAAATGCTGATGTTGCAATTACAGAGTTAGTAAAGATATACGGAGATCAAGCTTGTATTGGTGCCGGCACAGTGCTTGATGCCATCACAGCTAGAATCGCGATCATGGCGGGTGCCGAGTTCGTTGTTAGCCCTGGTTTTGATAAAGAAACAGCTAAACTGTGTAATCTCTATCAAATTCCTTTTATGGCAGGTTGCTTAACGATTACGGAAATGAAAGAGGCCATGCAGCATGGTGTTGACGTGGTTAAATTATTCCCTGGCAATGCATTTGGACCAGATTATATAAAAGCTGTGAAGGCACCATTACCACAAGTTAATATTATGCCAACTGGTGGGGTTGACTTAGGAAACATCGATCAATGGATTAAGAATGGTTGCGTGGCAGTAGGAATCGGCGGGAATCTTGTAAGTCCTGCAAAGAATAATGATTTTGCAAAAATAACCGAGCTTGCCCAGCAATATGTTCAAAAAGTAGCAGATGCACGACAAAATAATCTTATTACTGGAGGAATAAAATAA
- the kduD gene encoding 2-dehydro-3-deoxy-D-gluconate 5-dehydrogenase KduD, with protein sequence MSLQNFSMDFFRLDGKVAIVTGGNSGLGQGYAVALAKAGADLFIPTYDTNWDETRELIENEGRKVVFLQADLTKKEDRSRVKEECLKEFGKVDILINNAGTIRRAPLLEYPEQDWNAVMDINLNAVYFLSQEIAKVMVEQKSGKIINIASMLAFQGGKFVPSYTASKHAVAGITKAFANELAGHNIQINAIAPGYIATANTAPIRADENRNNEIQSRIPADRWGTPFDLMGVAVFLSSRASDYMNGHILAVDGGWLVR encoded by the coding sequence ATGAGCTTACAAAATTTTTCAATGGATTTCTTTCGTTTAGATGGTAAAGTAGCAATCGTTACTGGAGGGAACTCTGGTTTAGGACAAGGCTATGCTGTTGCCTTAGCAAAAGCTGGCGCAGACCTATTCATTCCTACTTATGATACAAACTGGGATGAAACAAGAGAATTGATCGAAAATGAAGGTCGTAAAGTAGTCTTCCTTCAAGCTGATTTAACCAAGAAAGAAGATCGTAGCCGTGTTAAAGAAGAGTGTTTAAAAGAGTTTGGAAAAGTTGATATCCTGATCAACAATGCTGGTACGATCCGCCGTGCCCCACTATTAGAATACCCTGAACAAGATTGGAATGCGGTAATGGACATCAACCTTAACGCAGTTTACTTCTTGAGCCAAGAAATTGCTAAAGTAATGGTAGAGCAAAAGAGCGGAAAAATCATTAACATTGCTTCAATGCTAGCATTCCAAGGTGGAAAATTTGTTCCTTCCTACACAGCAAGTAAGCACGCTGTTGCCGGAATCACAAAAGCATTTGCTAATGAATTAGCTGGTCACAATATTCAAATCAATGCGATTGCTCCTGGCTATATTGCAACCGCTAATACAGCACCAATCCGCGCTGACGAAAACCGTAACAACGAAATTCAATCGAGAATCCCTGCTGATCGTTGGGGTACTCCATTCGACTTGATGGGTGTTGCTGTATTCTTATCAAGCAGAGCTTCTGACTATATGAACGGCCACATTCTTGCTGTTGATGGTGGTTGGTTAGTTCGTTAA
- the kduI gene encoding 5-dehydro-4-deoxy-D-glucuronate isomerase has translation MEKRYATHPDHGKTLNTEQLRQQYLISELFVPGEIKLYYSLEDRVVVGGINPINDALYLEGQDVIKADYFLQRRELGIINVGGKGTVRVDGEEYTLEKRDTLYVGLGCKELIFTSEAAENPAKYYLVSTPAHKKYPIQKAPFTEIPGDQMGTQESANKRSIHRIIHEKGIQSCQLVMGMTLLDPGSVWNSMPTHTHDRRVEIYMYFDLDEDARLFHMMGEPTETRHIVMKNEQAVLSPSWSIHSGVATSNYTFIWAMAGENYTYTDMDHVAMEDLR, from the coding sequence ATGGAAAAACGTTATGCAACACATCCAGATCATGGGAAAACCTTAAACACGGAGCAACTACGCCAACAGTACCTCATCTCGGAGTTGTTTGTTCCTGGTGAAATCAAACTATATTATTCATTAGAAGATCGCGTCGTGGTTGGCGGAATCAATCCAATCAACGATGCTCTATATTTAGAGGGTCAAGACGTAATCAAAGCAGATTACTTCCTACAACGTAGAGAACTCGGCATCATCAACGTAGGTGGCAAAGGAACCGTTCGAGTGGATGGTGAGGAATATACATTAGAAAAAAGAGACACTCTTTATGTCGGCTTAGGCTGCAAGGAGCTTATTTTCACAAGTGAAGCTGCCGAAAATCCAGCGAAGTACTATCTTGTCTCTACACCAGCTCATAAGAAATATCCTATTCAAAAAGCACCCTTTACTGAAATTCCTGGTGATCAAATGGGTACACAGGAGAGTGCCAATAAGCGCTCAATCCATCGAATTATCCATGAAAAAGGGATTCAAAGCTGCCAACTCGTCATGGGGATGACCCTACTTGACCCAGGTAGTGTGTGGAACTCAATGCCAACCCACACGCATGATCGCCGCGTCGAAATTTATATGTATTTCGATCTAGATGAGGATGCGAGATTGTTCCATATGATGGGCGAACCAACCGAAACGCGTCATATCGTCATGAAAAATGAGCAGGCAGTATTATCACCGTCTTGGTCAATTCACTCCGGTGTGGCTACCAGCAATTACACTTTCATTTGGGCAATGGCTGGCGAGAACTACACTTACACCGACATGGACCATGTGGCAATGGAAGATTTGCGGTAG
- a CDS encoding D-2-hydroxyacid dehydrogenase, which produces MQKRKMIIARNIDPQLAEKVKELIPEWELIIGREQTTWEEHIQEAEIVAGWFSGMEKYFLADDSKLRWFQSWSAGVNNYPLDRFQARNVYLTSANGVHAYPISETIFALMLALTRKIHTFVQNQAAKKWDNAGLKLEIHEKTIGIIGVGAIGKETAKIAKAFGMTVLGVRRSGGTTDYVDEMYTIDDLQAILPRCDYVVVTLPLTKETYHLFGKEQFKLMPPSSFFINIGRGEIVNEIELIEALREEEIAGAGLDVFETEPLNTASPLWEMENVIVTPHHAGATENYTKRLIENILIPNLKSYLETETPNINLVNYQKGY; this is translated from the coding sequence TTGCAAAAAAGAAAGATGATTATCGCTCGAAATATTGATCCGCAGTTAGCCGAAAAGGTTAAGGAATTGATTCCCGAATGGGAACTAATTATAGGTAGAGAGCAAACGACTTGGGAGGAACATATCCAGGAAGCAGAAATCGTAGCTGGTTGGTTTAGTGGAATGGAGAAGTATTTCCTGGCCGACGATTCAAAGCTGCGTTGGTTCCAAAGCTGGAGCGCCGGGGTAAACAACTATCCATTAGACCGCTTCCAAGCGCGAAACGTCTATCTAACCAGTGCCAATGGTGTCCATGCTTATCCGATATCTGAGACGATCTTTGCGTTAATGCTCGCTTTAACAAGAAAGATCCATACATTTGTGCAAAACCAAGCCGCTAAGAAATGGGACAATGCCGGGTTGAAGCTTGAAATACATGAAAAGACAATTGGGATTATCGGTGTTGGGGCAATCGGTAAAGAAACGGCCAAAATTGCCAAGGCTTTTGGTATGACGGTACTTGGCGTCCGTCGTTCTGGTGGGACTACAGATTATGTGGATGAAATGTATACCATCGATGACTTGCAGGCGATCCTACCACGCTGTGATTATGTTGTGGTTACCCTACCGCTCACAAAAGAAACGTATCATTTGTTTGGAAAAGAACAGTTCAAGTTGATGCCCCCCTCCTCATTCTTTATCAATATCGGTCGTGGGGAAATCGTCAATGAAATAGAACTAATCGAGGCCCTTCGTGAGGAGGAAATCGCCGGTGCCGGACTAGATGTATTTGAAACAGAGCCGTTAAACACTGCCAGCCCGCTGTGGGAGATGGAAAACGTAATTGTAACTCCTCATCATGCCGGAGCTACCGAAAATTACACAAAACGGCTAATCGAAAACATCCTCATTCCAAACCTAAAAAGCTATCTCGAAACCGAAACACCTAACATAAATCTCGTAAACTACCAAAAAGGCTACTAA
- a CDS encoding LacI family DNA-binding transcriptional regulator, whose translation MKNPTIDDVAKKAGVSKSTVSQYLNQRYKYMSEKTKLKIEGVIKELNFVPNNLARSLKQKRTSMVGVIVANIIYNISTHIVRGIEDEFQKSGIQVIICNADENPEKERNYIEMLKSRQVDGLLVFPTGKNVDLYNQLIDEKYPLVFLDRIVEGVAVQSILLDNEAAATMAVQEFIKNGHKKIGIITMPITSPHITPRIERLSGYKKALERNGLEIREDYIYNVPKEEIQNSVTSLLALSDPPTALLAANDIVLKEVLLAAKHNDITVPKDIAVIGIDDVSFARIHNPTITTVAQPAYEMGKTAARILLESIEKEKDITPITFRFPPTLKQGESV comes from the coding sequence ATGAAAAACCCAACGATTGACGATGTCGCAAAAAAAGCCGGTGTTTCCAAAAGCACTGTTTCGCAATATTTAAATCAACGTTATAAATATATGAGCGAAAAAACAAAGCTTAAAATTGAGGGCGTAATAAAGGAGTTAAACTTCGTACCTAACAATCTGGCCAGAAGTTTAAAACAAAAGAGAACCTCTATGGTTGGGGTAATTGTCGCCAATATCATCTATAACATTTCTACCCATATTGTCCGTGGCATTGAGGATGAGTTCCAAAAATCGGGTATCCAAGTCATCATCTGTAATGCCGATGAAAATCCCGAAAAGGAAAGAAATTATATTGAAATGTTAAAATCACGGCAGGTCGATGGTTTGCTAGTCTTTCCAACTGGAAAAAACGTCGATTTGTACAACCAATTAATAGATGAAAAATATCCTCTCGTGTTTTTAGACAGGATTGTCGAAGGTGTTGCCGTACAAAGCATATTGCTTGATAACGAGGCAGCTGCAACCATGGCGGTCCAAGAATTTATTAAAAATGGCCATAAGAAAATCGGTATTATTACCATGCCAATCACTTCCCCCCATATTACTCCAAGGATTGAGCGATTGAGCGGCTATAAAAAAGCACTTGAACGAAATGGCTTAGAAATCAGAGAAGACTATATATATAACGTTCCTAAAGAGGAAATACAAAATTCAGTTACATCTCTTCTTGCCCTAAGTGATCCTCCAACAGCGTTATTGGCTGCCAATGATATTGTTCTAAAGGAAGTCCTGCTAGCTGCTAAGCATAACGACATTACTGTTCCTAAGGATATTGCGGTAATTGGAATTGATGATGTTTCCTTTGCCCGAATTCATAACCCGACCATTACTACGGTGGCTCAACCTGCTTATGAAATGGGGAAAACAGCGGCAAGAATTTTACTCGAGAGCATTGAAAAGGAAAAGGACATCACTCCGATTACCTTCCGATTCCCTCCCACTTTGAAACAAGGTGAGTCGGTTTAA
- a CDS encoding sensor histidine kinase: MKKRLLVYLTMMIVVPLAGEMKFFPIQEDVRVSLGTPVFFFILLLSREIQPIVSGILVGISVVSFRIFLGIHSGDMLLEEAFGANFPVFFYYVTFASLFYLFNIKKMSDNPLLIGVLGVIIEIFASMIEIGLRSFYSHVPIALDTLVIIGGIAIIRSFFVLGFFNIFMIREARLAEEEQRKQNEQMLVLISNLYIEMVQLKKTMKNTEQLTIAGYKLYRDLREVGHNTFSKTALKLAFEMHEIKKDNQRIYAGLSKLMTKENLSDYMSISEIIHVIRTGNERYSDLLGKNILFISNISGQHPLYHTFILLSVINNLVSNAVEAIEENGEILIETIIAEDILDIRVKDNGMGISPRNRPLIFTPGFTTKFDSEGIASTGIGLSYVKNVIRDLGGNIRLEEPEIHFKTVFAISLPIESLTERG; encoded by the coding sequence ATGAAGAAAAGACTGTTAGTCTATTTAACGATGATGATTGTAGTGCCGCTTGCGGGTGAAATGAAGTTTTTCCCAATCCAAGAAGACGTGAGGGTTAGCCTTGGTACACCGGTCTTCTTCTTTATTTTATTATTGTCACGAGAAATCCAACCAATCGTTTCCGGCATTCTAGTCGGAATATCCGTGGTATCATTTCGAATTTTTCTAGGAATACATAGTGGAGACATGCTTTTGGAGGAAGCTTTTGGCGCTAACTTTCCAGTTTTCTTCTATTATGTAACGTTTGCATCGCTGTTTTACTTATTTAATATTAAAAAGATGTCTGACAATCCCTTGCTTATCGGTGTGCTTGGGGTCATAATTGAAATCTTTGCTAGCATGATCGAAATCGGTTTACGATCGTTTTACTCCCATGTTCCAATTGCACTGGACACTCTTGTTATTATCGGGGGGATAGCGATTATCCGGAGTTTCTTCGTTTTAGGATTCTTCAACATATTTATGATTCGCGAAGCACGCCTAGCTGAAGAAGAACAGCGGAAACAAAATGAACAAATGCTTGTCCTCATTTCAAACCTTTATATAGAAATGGTTCAACTAAAAAAAACAATGAAAAATACCGAGCAGTTGACAATTGCTGGCTACAAACTTTACCGTGATTTAAGGGAGGTCGGGCATAATACTTTTTCCAAGACTGCCCTCAAACTTGCCTTTGAAATGCACGAAATAAAAAAAGATAATCAACGAATTTATGCAGGGCTTTCCAAGCTAATGACCAAGGAAAACCTTAGCGATTACATGTCAATTAGTGAAATTATTCACGTAATCCGCACCGGTAATGAGCGGTATTCAGATTTGCTAGGAAAGAATATTCTTTTTATAAGCAACATTTCCGGGCAGCATCCGTTATATCACACGTTCATCCTTCTTTCTGTGATTAATAATCTTGTTTCAAATGCGGTGGAAGCAATTGAGGAGAACGGGGAAATTTTAATTGAAACAATAATCGCCGAAGACATCCTTGATATCCGTGTGAAGGACAACGGGATGGGCATTAGCCCACGAAACAGGCCGTTAATATTCACACCTGGTTTCACGACGAAGTTTGACTCTGAGGGTATAGCATCAACTGGAATCGGACTTTCCTATGTGAAAAATGTGATTAGAGATCTTGGCGGAAATATTAGACTTGAGGAACCAGAAATTCATTTTAAAACGGTGTTTGCAATTAGTCTCCCAATTGAGAGTTTAACGGAAAGAGGTTGA
- a CDS encoding sugar kinase, producing MKLNVVTFGEPMTMFFANEVGSLDHVVTFSKALAGAETNVATGLSRLGMNVGLVTKLGDDTFGRFITNALNKENIDTSSIIVTNEYQTGMLVKSKVLEGDPEVQYFRKNSAASKLGAEDFSEAYFRNASHLHVTSIPSALSKECNEFTVRAMDFMREEGKTISFDPNLRPGLWPDEATMVHTINELALKCDWFLPGISEGKTLTGYDQPEQIADFYLEKGIKLVVIKLGAEGAFYKSEDESGYVKGFEVKEVVDTVGAGDGFAVGIISALLEKLPVKEAVVRANAIGALAVMSPGDSDGLPTKKGLAEFIDYSLVAAK from the coding sequence ATGAAACTCAATGTAGTAACATTTGGAGAGCCAATGACGATGTTCTTTGCGAATGAAGTAGGTTCTCTCGATCATGTTGTTACTTTTTCAAAAGCTTTAGCGGGAGCAGAAACGAACGTTGCCACTGGATTATCAAGATTGGGCATGAACGTTGGCCTCGTAACAAAGCTTGGTGACGATACGTTCGGAAGATTTATAACAAATGCATTAAATAAAGAAAATATTGATACAAGTAGCATAATCGTGACAAATGAATACCAAACTGGGATGCTCGTGAAATCTAAAGTATTGGAAGGAGATCCGGAAGTTCAATATTTTAGAAAAAATTCAGCCGCTTCAAAGCTTGGCGCTGAGGATTTTTCGGAAGCATACTTCAGAAACGCGTCGCATTTGCATGTGACTAGTATTCCATCAGCATTATCGAAAGAATGCAATGAATTTACGGTTCGGGCGATGGATTTTATGAGAGAAGAGGGGAAAACAATCTCCTTTGATCCGAATTTACGACCAGGCTTGTGGCCGGATGAGGCAACAATGGTTCACACGATCAATGAGCTAGCATTGAAATGCGATTGGTTTTTACCTGGTATTTCTGAAGGGAAGACATTGACTGGTTACGACCAACCTGAGCAAATCGCTGATTTCTATCTTGAAAAAGGAATTAAATTAGTGGTGATTAAGCTTGGGGCAGAAGGCGCCTTTTATAAAAGTGAAGATGAATCTGGTTACGTAAAAGGTTTCGAAGTAAAAGAAGTGGTTGATACGGTTGGTGCCGGGGATGGATTTGCAGTTGGTATTATAAGTGCGTTATTGGAGAAACTTCCTGTAAAAGAAGCTGTCGTCCGCGCAAACGCAATTGGCGCATTAGCGGTCATGTCCCCTGGGGATAGTGATGGATTACCTACAAAAAAAGGCTTAGCGGAATTTATAGATTATTCATTAGTTGCTGCAAAATAA
- a CDS encoding YhcH/YjgK/YiaL family protein codes for MILDKLTHLLESTVQPANIQRAVQFLAEEDFSSYELGKHIIDEEMFFFLSEYETNSVEDCFWESHQTYLDLHYILEGSEKVGYEQINRLTVKETYNEEKDAIFFTGEVHSTVSLNKGDVLVCFPQDGHMTGINTGNTVTKVRKVILKVKK; via the coding sequence ATGATACTAGATAAGTTAACCCATTTACTTGAATCAACCGTTCAACCAGCCAATATCCAACGAGCTGTTCAATTTTTGGCTGAAGAGGATTTTTCAAGTTACGAGCTTGGAAAACATATCATTGATGAAGAAATGTTTTTCTTCTTATCAGAATACGAGACTAATAGCGTGGAAGATTGCTTCTGGGAAAGCCACCAAACGTATCTCGACCTTCATTATATTTTAGAAGGATCGGAAAAAGTTGGCTATGAACAAATTAATCGTTTAACCGTAAAAGAAACATATAATGAAGAAAAGGATGCCATTTTCTTTACTGGCGAAGTTCATTCTACCGTTTCTTTAAACAAAGGCGATGTGTTAGTTTGTTTTCCACAAGATGGTCATATGACCGGTATCAACACAGGTAATACTGTAACAAAAGTTCGAAAAGTGATTCTTAAAGTGAAAAAATAA
- a CDS encoding 2-keto-3-deoxygluconate permease yields the protein MKIKATIEKIPGGMMIVPLFIGALLHTFAPNTAEFFGGFTGAMLTGTGTILAVFFFCIGTTIDVRSSGYIAKKGLTLLIGKVLFAALIGYIASQFIPAGGIQTGFFAGISVLVLIAAMNETNGGLYLAVMNHLGRKEDAAGFCFISIESGPFMTMVTLGVAGLGTFPWQAIVSTLIPFALGILLGSLDKDIRKFFGPAVPIFIPFFALSLGYALNLGMLVKSGVLGILLGVTVAVVSGGFLYILDRFVTGSDGVAGVAAGSTAGAAVAVPFAIAEIDPSFAGVAESATALIATCVIVTAVLTPFLTTWVAKWSKEKGIPAKKVRKQPIVDEINVKVS from the coding sequence ATGAAAATTAAAGCTACCATCGAGAAAATTCCTGGCGGCATGATGATTGTACCATTGTTTATAGGGGCGCTTTTACACACATTTGCACCGAATACAGCTGAGTTCTTTGGTGGATTCACCGGGGCCATGCTTACCGGAACAGGCACTATTTTAGCGGTATTTTTCTTCTGTATCGGAACAACCATTGATGTACGTTCATCAGGATATATTGCAAAAAAGGGATTAACGCTATTAATTGGTAAAGTTTTATTTGCAGCATTGATTGGTTACATTGCTTCCCAGTTCATCCCTGCCGGTGGGATCCAAACAGGATTCTTTGCTGGTATCTCCGTTCTAGTGTTAATTGCAGCCATGAATGAAACAAATGGCGGTTTGTACTTGGCAGTAATGAATCACTTAGGTAGAAAAGAAGACGCAGCAGGTTTCTGTTTCATCAGTATTGAATCAGGTCCGTTTATGACTATGGTTACTTTAGGTGTGGCAGGTCTTGGTACATTCCCTTGGCAGGCAATTGTTTCTACACTCATTCCATTTGCATTAGGTATTCTACTTGGAAGTCTTGATAAAGATATTCGTAAATTCTTTGGTCCAGCCGTGCCGATTTTCATTCCTTTCTTCGCCCTTTCACTGGGATATGCTTTGAACTTAGGTATGTTGGTTAAATCAGGAGTACTTGGGATTTTATTAGGTGTTACAGTAGCCGTAGTTTCTGGTGGATTCCTATATATCCTTGACCGATTTGTTACTGGATCAGATGGTGTGGCGGGAGTTGCCGCAGGCTCAACAGCAGGTGCAGCCGTTGCCGTACCGTTTGCAATCGCCGAAATCGATCCTTCGTTTGCTGGTGTAGCAGAATCTGCAACAGCCTTAATTGCAACATGTGTTATTGTAACCGCTGTATTAACACCATTCTTAACAACGTGGGTTGCAAAATGGTCAAAAGAAAAGGGCATACCCGCAAAAAAGGTCCGCAAACAGCCCATCGTAGATGAAATAAACGTGAAAGTATCATAA